A genomic region of Catalinimonas niigatensis contains the following coding sequences:
- a CDS encoding OPT family oligopeptide transporter has translation MNETQPAKSASTEEHKPYIGAEQKLPELTLKAVLLGAGLSIILSAANAYFGLFAGLTVSASIPAAVISMAVLRLFKNSNILENNLVQTAASAGESLAAGVIFTIPALIIMGYWEEFNYWETTLIAMTGGVLGILFTIPLRQALIVKENLKFPEGVATSEVLKTGETGGKAVKYLIWGGLVGGLFKISESALNLWNGLFEQATLINNRVYLYFGLNLSPALVAVGYIVGLNIAFLVFLGGAISWYVAIPAYIAVLGPPEGAASPEEMGIMVWSSQIRYLGVGGMIVGGLWALISLKDSLTTAFKSGVEAFRQGSGNFRNQVRTEMDTPMSWVIIAIGVMIVPVFAIYLREIHDVAITGLMALIMVVAGFLFSAVAGYMAGLVGSSNNPISGVTIATILGSSLLLLFLMGADDPTRGAAAAILIGAVVCCAAAIAGDNMQDLKAGYILGATPYKQQIMQVVGVVSGALVIAPVLNYLLIGYGIGAPTPEQPEALAAPQATLMQSVASGIFGGGIPWDMVSIGAGIAVVIIVIDQYLKNKNSDFRMPVLAVAVGLYLPLELDTSIFVGGLIAWLVNRYFGKQNKNKEAHSDAVDKASNAGLLLASGLITGEALMGIFIAIGIVVIDLSALRVFENPPGGSYTGLAIFVLVVAGLYYLIRKVYQENIRK, from the coding sequence ATGAACGAAACTCAACCGGCTAAATCCGCTTCAACAGAAGAACATAAACCTTATATTGGAGCAGAGCAAAAGCTTCCTGAACTTACCCTCAAAGCCGTGTTGCTGGGAGCAGGTCTGTCCATCATTTTATCTGCTGCCAATGCTTACTTCGGTTTGTTTGCAGGGCTCACTGTTTCGGCATCCATTCCTGCGGCAGTGATTTCTATGGCGGTTCTGCGACTGTTTAAAAATTCCAATATTCTGGAAAACAACCTTGTGCAGACGGCTGCTTCTGCTGGTGAATCACTGGCTGCTGGCGTGATCTTCACCATTCCTGCGCTCATCATCATGGGGTATTGGGAAGAATTCAACTATTGGGAAACTACTTTGATTGCGATGACAGGCGGTGTGCTGGGCATACTGTTTACCATTCCACTCAGACAGGCACTGATCGTTAAAGAAAACCTGAAGTTTCCTGAAGGGGTGGCGACTTCTGAAGTGCTCAAAACCGGGGAGACAGGAGGGAAAGCAGTAAAATACCTGATCTGGGGAGGATTAGTGGGCGGACTTTTTAAAATCAGCGAATCAGCACTCAATCTTTGGAACGGACTATTTGAGCAGGCCACGCTCATCAACAATCGTGTTTATCTTTACTTCGGTTTGAATCTTTCGCCTGCGCTGGTAGCCGTCGGCTATATTGTAGGACTAAATATTGCCTTTTTGGTGTTTCTTGGTGGTGCCATCAGTTGGTACGTCGCCATCCCCGCTTATATCGCAGTACTGGGGCCTCCCGAAGGGGCAGCTAGTCCAGAGGAGATGGGTATCATGGTTTGGAGCAGCCAGATTCGCTACCTGGGGGTAGGTGGAATGATCGTGGGTGGACTTTGGGCATTGATAAGTCTCAAAGACTCTTTGACGACAGCTTTTAAATCCGGCGTAGAAGCATTCAGGCAGGGGAGTGGTAATTTCAGAAATCAGGTCCGTACTGAAATGGATACTCCCATGTCCTGGGTGATCATTGCCATTGGCGTAATGATCGTACCGGTCTTTGCGATCTATCTCCGGGAAATTCATGATGTCGCCATTACCGGTTTGATGGCATTGATCATGGTGGTGGCTGGTTTTCTCTTTTCAGCAGTGGCAGGTTATATGGCAGGTTTGGTGGGTAGTTCCAATAATCCTATCTCCGGAGTCACCATTGCTACCATACTGGGCTCTTCCTTACTTTTGCTGTTTTTGATGGGAGCAGATGATCCTACCCGTGGTGCAGCAGCAGCAATACTTATAGGAGCAGTGGTATGTTGTGCTGCAGCCATCGCCGGTGACAACATGCAGGACCTCAAAGCGGGTTATATTTTGGGAGCTACGCCTTATAAACAACAAATTATGCAAGTAGTAGGCGTGGTATCAGGAGCTTTGGTCATCGCCCCCGTCCTGAATTATTTGCTGATTGGTTATGGAATCGGTGCACCTACGCCTGAGCAACCTGAAGCTTTGGCGGCACCGCAGGCTACCTTGATGCAAAGTGTGGCTTCAGGTATTTTCGGGGGAGGTATTCCCTGGGATATGGTGAGCATAGGGGCTGGCATCGCTGTAGTGATTATTGTCATTGATCAGTATCTTAAAAACAAAAACAGTGATTTTCGGATGCCGGTGCTGGCGGTGGCTGTAGGTTTGTATCTGCCTTTGGAACTGGATACTTCCATCTTTGTGGGTGGACTGATAGCCTGGCTGGTGAACCGTTACTTTGGCAAACAAAATAAAAATAAAGAGGCCCATAGTGATGCGGTGGATAAAGCTTCTAATGCAGGCTTACTATTGGCTTCCGGACTTATTACCGGCGAAGCATTGATGGGGATTTTTATTGCCATTGGCATAGTAGTAATAGATTTGAGTGCCCTCAGGGTTTTTGAAAACCCACCGGGAGGAAGCTATACCGGTCTGGCAATTTTTGTTTTAGTAGTAGCTGGCTTGTACTATCTGATCAGAAAAGTATATCAGGAAAATATCAGAAAATAG
- a CDS encoding S41 family peptidase, translating into MKKAWNIFLVLPLMIILLSCEDELIQEQQVLSQDELAQLEKTNELKQAVFDIMSEWYLWNDLIPEVDIDSYTSAEDLMRAMTNKQLDKWSYIENEEEYDALFEKGEYEGYGFRMAFDPKGNLRVAFVYNDSPFGRAGVQRSWIINKINGKAVKDLSSAALAEALEGSTHNFEMIRSDGITVSELVTKTTIGINTVLTDKVFDLENTKVGYLAFNSFLATSEEELKSSFQKFKDANIQELIIDLRYNGGGRVNIAEWMASNIIGNLGNGRNFLEYKFNKDKSEENDSQVAFQASEIPLNLDRVVFITSSGSASASELLINGLLPFIDVSLIGDNTYGKPVGSFKIPFEGYAINPISFKVLNDQGIGEYFEGIPADAYVEDDLTHDLGNPEESRLKEALYYIQNGSFSGLNARQSNSLQSRQFELEGFRQEIGAF; encoded by the coding sequence ATGAAGAAAGCTTGGAATATATTTCTGGTTCTGCCGCTTATGATCATACTCTTATCTTGTGAAGATGAGCTAATTCAAGAGCAGCAGGTATTATCACAGGATGAGCTTGCGCAGCTGGAAAAAACAAATGAGTTAAAGCAGGCTGTTTTTGACATCATGAGCGAATGGTACCTATGGAATGATCTTATTCCGGAAGTTGATATTGATTCCTATACCTCTGCAGAAGATTTGATGCGCGCCATGACGAATAAGCAGCTGGATAAATGGTCTTATATTGAAAATGAAGAGGAATACGATGCGCTATTTGAAAAAGGAGAATATGAAGGGTATGGTTTTCGTATGGCTTTTGACCCTAAAGGTAATCTTCGCGTAGCTTTTGTATACAATGATTCTCCTTTTGGAAGAGCCGGCGTACAGCGTTCCTGGATTATCAATAAGATCAATGGCAAAGCAGTGAAAGATTTGTCGTCTGCTGCACTTGCTGAGGCGCTGGAGGGTTCAACCCATAATTTTGAAATGATAAGATCAGATGGTATCACTGTGAGTGAGCTTGTGACAAAAACGACTATCGGCATCAATACCGTGTTAACTGACAAAGTATTTGATCTTGAGAATACAAAAGTTGGGTACCTCGCATTTAACAGTTTTCTGGCCACCTCTGAAGAGGAATTAAAGTCTTCGTTTCAAAAATTTAAAGATGCCAATATTCAGGAACTGATCATTGATCTGAGATACAATGGAGGAGGAAGAGTAAACATTGCGGAGTGGATGGCCAGCAACATTATCGGTAATTTAGGAAATGGTAGAAATTTCCTGGAGTATAAATTCAATAAGGATAAGTCAGAAGAAAATGATAGCCAGGTGGCTTTTCAAGCTTCTGAAATCCCACTCAATCTGGATAGAGTAGTTTTTATCACTTCCAGTGGATCTGCTTCTGCCAGCGAATTGTTGATCAATGGGCTTCTTCCTTTTATTGATGTAAGCCTGATTGGCGATAATACTTATGGCAAGCCGGTGGGGAGTTTCAAAATCCCATTTGAAGGCTATGCCATCAATCCGATTAGTTTTAAAGTACTCAACGATCAGGGAATTGGAGAGTACTTTGAAGGGATTCCAGCCGATGCTTATGTAGAAGATGACCTTACCCATGATCTGGGAAATCCTGAGGAGTCAAGGTTGAAGGAAGCACTTTACTATATACAGAACGGTAGCTTTTCCGGCCTGAATGCAAGACAAAGTAATTCGCTCCAATCCAGACAGTTTGAACTGGAAGGCTTCAGACAGGAAATCGGTGCTTTTTAG
- a CDS encoding alpha/beta hydrolase family protein — MKIALQRIYLLFFCTSLLLINVSCEENEPTALVNEDEYLVDYERIAMIEANQLKAVAQIFQPSFDISFIQYNAELYKVTFQSEYKGEEIISSGLVCIPAASQDIDFPVLLGFHPSIGSQKEAPTSFNGTIQSGIELFASLGYITLIPDYIGFGSSASVPHPYLVRSSVSENSVEMIRAVEEMLDELGQAYQKEISMIGYSQGGYNTLATLRHFESTQPLEEWEITAAAAGGSAYDLNRLREQIFQGETYGSPESIAYLIWSYHEYYDLPGGLEQYFQEEYADFIADAFGNDFTLGQVKGRLTRELDQLLQEDFLAGIRTNTYEGFSEALDENSIDPWQIQTPLHLYHATKDSVVSIDNSRNFFDEVTHTGSQELRFTEMTEATGHTGAGAPMLLDGILWLLSFQNL, encoded by the coding sequence ATGAAAATAGCACTGCAAAGAATCTACCTCCTTTTCTTTTGTACTTCTCTTTTATTGATAAACGTATCGTGTGAGGAAAATGAGCCTACTGCTCTGGTTAATGAAGATGAATATCTGGTTGATTATGAACGTATAGCTATGATTGAAGCCAATCAGCTAAAAGCGGTAGCACAGATCTTTCAACCTTCTTTTGATATATCTTTTATTCAATATAACGCTGAATTGTATAAGGTCACCTTTCAATCTGAGTACAAAGGAGAAGAAATCATTTCATCCGGCCTCGTGTGTATTCCTGCTGCCTCTCAGGATATTGATTTTCCTGTACTTTTAGGATTTCATCCTTCCATCGGAAGCCAGAAAGAAGCGCCTACCAGTTTCAATGGTACCATACAAAGTGGTATTGAGCTATTTGCCTCTTTAGGATATATCACTTTGATCCCGGATTACATTGGCTTTGGCAGTTCTGCTTCTGTTCCTCATCCTTATTTAGTACGTTCTTCTGTGAGTGAAAACAGCGTGGAAATGATCAGGGCGGTGGAAGAGATGCTGGATGAACTTGGGCAAGCCTATCAGAAGGAAATCAGTATGATAGGCTATTCACAGGGAGGCTATAATACCCTGGCTACGCTTAGACATTTTGAAAGTACTCAACCTCTGGAGGAGTGGGAAATTACTGCTGCCGCGGCCGGTGGTAGTGCGTACGACCTGAATCGGCTGAGAGAGCAAATCTTTCAGGGAGAAACTTATGGCTCACCGGAGTCAATCGCCTATCTGATCTGGTCTTACCACGAGTATTATGACCTTCCCGGAGGTTTAGAGCAGTATTTTCAGGAAGAATATGCCGACTTTATCGCAGACGCTTTCGGAAATGATTTTACACTAGGACAGGTAAAAGGCCGACTAACCAGAGAGTTGGATCAGCTCTTACAGGAAGATTTTCTTGCGGGGATCAGGACCAATACCTATGAAGGTTTTAGTGAAGCACTAGATGAAAACAGCATTGATCCCTGGCAGATACAAACACCTTTACATTTGTACCATGCCACTAAAGATTCTGTTGTTTCTATCGACAATAGTAGAAACTTTTTTGATGAAGTTACTCATACAGGTAGCCAAGAGCTCAGATTTACTGAAATGACTGAAGCAACCGGCCATACCGGAGCGGGTGCGCCTATGCTTCTGGATGGAATTCTATGGCTGCTTTCTTTTCAGAACCTTTAA
- a CDS encoding fructosamine kinase family protein translates to MEEALKNFIEKKLKEETGQSISIQSTKMLGGGCINHASKAKTDQGNFFIKWNAQGPEDMFLREAECLEALADAQSELHIPKVYLKTAPKEDLPAVLVTEFLEPATGSTSQQDEVLGRGLAQIHQYQKDAFGFDHDNYCGATPQQNDWHSEWVAFFRDQRIGFLLNLIEKSRGISKDEKKVYDQLLDHLPKWIGHQPAASLNHGDLWSGNFMYTAQGPALIDPASYFADREFDLAMMGMFGGFSNRVWESYQEAYPLPSEWKERHDLYMLYHYLNHYYLFGGSYGQQALNIARKYA, encoded by the coding sequence ATGGAGGAGGCTTTAAAAAATTTTATTGAAAAAAAACTAAAAGAAGAAACAGGTCAAAGTATCAGTATCCAATCCACAAAAATGCTGGGCGGTGGATGTATCAACCATGCCAGCAAGGCAAAGACTGATCAGGGTAATTTTTTCATCAAATGGAATGCTCAGGGTCCTGAAGATATGTTTTTGAGAGAAGCTGAATGCCTGGAAGCTTTGGCAGACGCTCAATCCGAACTGCACATTCCAAAAGTATATCTAAAAACGGCTCCGAAAGAGGACCTACCGGCAGTATTGGTCACTGAGTTTCTGGAACCTGCCACTGGCTCCACCAGTCAGCAGGATGAAGTTTTGGGAAGAGGATTAGCTCAGATCCACCAGTACCAAAAAGATGCATTTGGTTTTGATCATGATAATTACTGTGGGGCTACCCCTCAGCAAAATGACTGGCATTCAGAATGGGTTGCTTTTTTTCGGGATCAGAGGATAGGTTTTTTATTAAACCTTATTGAAAAAAGCAGGGGCATCAGTAAAGATGAGAAGAAAGTTTATGATCAGCTGCTGGATCATTTACCAAAGTGGATCGGCCATCAGCCTGCTGCTTCACTCAATCATGGAGACTTATGGTCGGGTAATTTTATGTATACTGCCCAGGGGCCGGCTTTAATTGACCCGGCGAGCTACTTTGCAGATCGTGAGTTTGACTTAGCCATGATGGGTATGTTTGGGGGTTTTTCAAACAGAGTTTGGGAATCTTATCAGGAAGCTTATCCGCTGCCATCCGAATGGAAAGAGCGGCATGATCTGTATATGCTTTACCATTATTTAAATCATTACTATCTTTTTGGAGGGAGCTATGGGCAGCAGGCGTTAAACATCGCCCGTAAATATGCTTAA
- a CDS encoding AI-2E family transporter → MLKIPSYIKFFIILFGLIMIFYVMIVGRAIFVPLITAFIFALILQPLSSRLEKWKFPRGLSSIVSIIAIFAVLFFTFYYISYQVRSISRDLSEIGEKFEGFVDRGHDWMEENFGVEESEQTAYLKNSINDFVTSSTSILTSTLSATAGFFTAFVLIFISLFFLLYYRSFFVEFLYRAISDKHHQKLTDSIYRVSSVVRAYVLGLFTVILILAVLNTTGLMLLGIEHAMFFGALAAMLTIIPYIGIFIGSLLPILFALLTKDSLWYPLGVAILFWGIQFLEGNFITPNIVGNKVSLNPFAVIVALFLGGMVWGAIGMILAIPIVAALKVIFDVVDPLKPYGFLLGYPKDDNETNENTKVEKRLTKVKEKV, encoded by the coding sequence ATGCTAAAAATACCTTCCTACATCAAATTTTTTATCATACTTTTTGGTCTGATCATGATTTTTTACGTGATGATCGTAGGTCGCGCCATTTTCGTGCCTTTGATTACCGCATTTATCTTTGCCCTCATCCTACAACCGCTAAGCAGCAGGCTTGAAAAGTGGAAGTTTCCCCGTGGGTTGAGTTCTATCGTTTCAATCATTGCGATTTTTGCGGTGTTGTTTTTTACTTTTTACTACATCTCCTATCAGGTAAGGTCTATATCGCGGGATTTATCCGAAATAGGTGAAAAGTTTGAAGGCTTCGTAGATCGGGGACATGACTGGATGGAAGAGAATTTCGGCGTGGAAGAAAGTGAACAGACTGCTTATCTAAAGAATTCTATCAATGATTTTGTCACGAGCAGTACTTCCATACTAACGTCTACACTTTCTGCAACGGCTGGCTTTTTTACTGCATTTGTACTGATCTTTATCTCTCTATTTTTTCTCTTGTACTACCGAAGTTTTTTTGTGGAATTTTTGTACCGTGCCATTTCAGATAAACATCATCAAAAATTAACAGATTCAATCTATAGGGTTTCTTCGGTGGTCAGGGCCTATGTCTTAGGTTTGTTTACCGTTATTTTAATTCTGGCCGTTTTAAACACCACCGGTTTGATGCTGCTGGGGATTGAACATGCGATGTTTTTTGGTGCTTTAGCAGCCATGCTGACCATCATCCCTTATATCGGAATATTTATCGGTTCACTGCTACCTATTTTGTTTGCTTTACTCACCAAAGACTCACTTTGGTATCCTTTGGGAGTGGCTATCTTATTCTGGGGAATTCAATTTTTAGAAGGTAACTTCATCACCCCAAATATTGTAGGTAATAAAGTATCGCTTAATCCATTTGCAGTCATTGTAGCATTGTTTTTAGGCGGAATGGTATGGGGCGCTATAGGTATGATACTGGCCATTCCTATTGTTGCAGCGCTCAAAGTGATTTTTGACGTGGTAGACCCCCTTAAGCCTTATGGTTTTCTGCTGGGTTATCCCAAGGATGACAATGAAACAAATGAAAATACAAAAGTGGAAAAACGTCTAACAAAAGTGAAGGAAAAAGTATAA